In Roseibium algicola, the DNA window CCGTCCACGGTCTGGCGAACCCGGAAGAGGCGCAAGCGGCTGTGGCAGAGATCAAGGCTGCCGGGGCACCGGACGCCCGGTTCTTTTCTGCGGACATGCGCGACGTGGCGGCTGTCGAGACGATGATGGCGGACGTTGCCGCCTGGGGCGGCCCGGATATCCTGGTCAACAATGCGGGTATCCAGAAGACTGTCAGCTTTGCCGAGGCGGATGCTGCCACATGGGATGCCATCATCGGGGTCAATCTGTCAGGCGTCTACCATACGATGCGTCTTGCCCTGCCGGCGATGGCCGAACAAGGCTTTGGCCGTGTCATCAACATTGCCTCGGTGCACGGGCTGGTCGCCTCGGTCAACAAGGCGCCTTACGTGGCTTCGAAATTCGGCGTCGTCGGCATGAGCAAGGTGGCCGCGCTGGAATATGCGGCAAGCGGTTCCAGAGCCTCGGGTGGGGTGACTGTCAATTGCATCGCGCCCGGCTGGACGGAAACCGCAATCATCGAGCCGCAGGTGGCAGCCCGCGCCGCCCTTCATGGCGGCGATCGCGACAAGGGCGTTGCAGATCTTCTGGCGGAAAAACAGCCTTCCCACCGCACGTCCGACCCGTCTGAAATCGGTGCGCTGGCGCTTTGGCTGTGCAGCCCGGTGGCGCACAACGTGACGGGCGTGACAATCCCCGTCGACGGCGGCTGGACAGCTCAATAAGGCTGTCGACCACCAAAACGGCAGACGAGCCCCTGGTCGGGGCTCGTCCCTGTTTGGCTTCATGGGTGATCAGAGATCGCCAATGGCTGTCTCGCGGATCTCTGGCCACTTGGCGTAAGCACCGGCGAGAACCTCGTCCTTCTGCTCCAGGTATTTGTCGAAGATGACGGCGTTGACGAAGAGATAGAGCTTGCCGTCGACAATATCGGCAAAGCGGACGTCGCCATCGAGTTTCTTGCCGACATAGATGCCGAAGGCGCAAAAGCCGCCGAACTGCGGCAGGAAGCTTTCCGGAGCAGCGTCGAACTGCTCCTTGGTTTCGGCCGTGGCGAAATAATAGTCGACACCATCATGGCTGGAAGTGTGGACCGCATCGCCAAGGCCCGGGGTTGCGCCTGCGAACATGGAAACAGGGTCGATGCCGTGCATGCCGAGCGGATTGCCGTTGAGGGTGAGGCCGTTGGCAACGTTGTATTCGTCCGCAGCAAGGGCGGCGGTGGACAGAACAAGGGCTGCGGCCAGGGCCGGAAGGGCGAATTTGAGTTTCATCGGTTTGATCCAGTCTTGGGTTGGGGTAGTCGGTTTTGAGGAGAGAGCTGGCGGTCAGGCGGAACGGGCGATGCGTTCGACTGCGTCGTCGGTCCACCAGACGCCGTTGGCGACCATGCGGAAATTGATGATGGCGGCGAGGTAGCCGTCGCCCTCGGGCACCTTGGCGCCTGCGGTCGCATCGCGAACCACGGCCACTTCGAAGCCGAGTTCCAGAAGCTCGTAAAGATGGGCCTGCGTGCACAGGTTTGCGGACATGCCGGCCAGGATCACCTTGTCGATCCCGCGCTTGCGCAGCTGCAGGTTCAGATCGTTCTGCGCCGGGCTGTAGACCTTGTGCGGTGAGCAGATGACGGTTTCGCCGTCCTCGATGTATTTCTTGTACTGCGGCATCCAGTCGGCGCCGGACCCTTCGAAATTCTCCAGGGAGAGCGGGCCCGGGCGATCGAACATGCCGATGGAATGCATGGTCTTTTCCAAGGTGCCTTCGAACTGCCACTTGTGGTCGTGCGGATAATAGTAGTGGGGCGAGATGAACACCGGCATCGCGGCAGCCTTGGCCGCCTTGAACAGGCGTTCGATGTTGTCGACGGTACCTTGCTCGGTGACGCTTTCGCCAACGACACCCCAGGTGACGCCGTCTTCGGACAGGAAGTCGATCTGCGGATCGGTGACGACAAGCGCGGTGCGGCCGGCTTCGATTTCCATGTCGATCTGCGGCAGGCCTGGTTTTTCCGGATCGGCATAGAGCGCACGGGCTTCTTCTGTTGCAGCGGTGGCGGAACCGGTGGCCATGGCGACGGCACCCACTGTTGCCGCACCGGCTGCCCCGGCAAGCAGGCGGCGGCGGGCGTGATCAACCGTTTCCGGTGTTACGCAGCAGGCGCAGGTCTTGTCATGTTCGTTGTCCATATGAAGTCTCCATTGCTTGTGTTGGACAGGGTTGCGATGGGCAGCGCATCAACTTGAAACGCTGTCAGGTTCGCGGCCGATCACCGGGTGCCTGAAGGCACGGCTCTCCCGTTCCCGGCGCAGGGCCGGGTTGGCGTCGGATTTGGCCACGTTCCATGGGGGCGGCACCGGCATGCCTGTGCCAGAAAGCTGAGGTCAGAAAGCTGAGGTCAGATAGTTGCGTGGTCCGGTGCCTTGCTGGCACGCTCTGGAACCTTCCGGCGGACTGAAGCCGGTTTCGCATCATTTGCGGGTAAGATCGGCAGGCGCACGGTCAGAACCGCACCTCTATTGCTGCTTCCGCCTCCGTTCTGAGCCGCAATCTTGCCGCCATGGCGTTCGGCGATCAGCCGGGCGATCCAGAGGCCAAGTCCCGAGGACGGCCCGGATCGGGCGGCCTTTGCGGACAGCTGGGTGAAGGGACGGAAGGCCCGGGCAAGATCGGCAGCGGTGAAGCCCTGACCCTGGTCGCTGATACGCACGGAGACATTACCGTCATCTTCCCGGGAGATAGCGCAAAGAACGGTGCCGTCGTCCGGGCTGTGGCGCACCGCATTGCCGATGAGATTGTCGAAGGCCTCGAACAACAGCTCCGCATCGCCGCAGATCAGACACGGGGATAGGGACACGATTTCCAGATTGACCGCATGGCGGCGAGCCAGCGGTTGGTTGACGGCGATCGCCAGCGCCAGAACCTCGGCCAGATCAACTGGCCGCATCACACAGGAGAGCGGATCCCGTCCCTCTTTGCCGCGCTTGACCAGGGCGCTGAGACTGCCGGTCAGGTGCTGGAGGATACGGTCGGCCTTTGCGGCGTTATCCGCAATGGCGGGCTGTCCTTCCCAGGTTGCGCATTGAGCAATGTGCTCGATCAACAGCGAGAGGTTGGCAAGGGGGCCGCGCAGGTCGTGGGCGACGATGGAAAGCGTCCGGCCATAGGCGTTGCTGTCGGTCAGGTTGTCCGAATGCGGCCGTGCTGCCGGAAACGTCGAAGGTACATGGTCATGCCTGGCCGGACTGCGGGCCGTGATCTGTTCGATAATCATGTGGCGCTCCTTGTCTCAAAAGCCCTGGAGCGCTGCGGGAAAGTGCCCGGTGATGACCGCTCCGTCGTTCGATGAGCATTGAATACGCCGGGAGCGCCTTCTTGGTATCGGCCGGGTCTGCCACTGTTTTGGCCCTATCTGCCAAGCCAGTTCGGGCCCGCCAGAAGGCAGCAAAACAGGTTGAGCCCGGCCATGTTTGGCCGGGCTCTTCCGGGATTTGCGAATGTTTCGGGTTTTGCCAGATCTGGCCGCGACCGTTGCCGTGAGCCTGTGCGTCGGGCGGGTGTGTTCTCAGACGGTCGCGCTGTGTTGCCGGAATTGCGCCGGTGGCTGGCCGACCCAGCGCTTGAACGCACGGGTGAAGGTGCTCTGTTCGGAGAAGCCTGTGAGGAAGGCAATTTCGGCAATGGAACAGCTGCTGCCTGCCAGCAGCTCCCGAGCCAGCTTCGTCTGTGCCTCGCGCAGCATGTCGCGGTAGGTCAGCCCTTCCTCCGCCAGGCGGCGATAGAGGGTGCGCTCGCTCATGCCGAGATCACGCGCGACGGCAGCCGCGGAAGGTACGCCGCTGCTGAGTGTTTTCGTCAGGCGGTTCAGAAGATCGCGCGTCAACGCACTGCCGGCAGGCAGGGCGTCGATTTCCGTCTCCAGATGATCGGTCAGGAAAGTGCAGACGCCTTGATCTCCAAGCCGGTTCGGCAGGTCCAGCATTGGCTGGGTCATTATAATTGCGTCTTGCGCTTCACCGAAGCGGACCGGACAGCCGAAAAACGCCGCGTAGCGTTCTGACTCTCCCCGGCAGGGATGGCGAAAGGTGATGGCCTCAATTTTCAGGCGCGGGCCGACTTGAGACACCAGATTATGAGCAAAGCCTGCAAGGGCACATTCGTTACGAAGATGCAGGATCGGCTGAGGGGAGGTCTGCCCTGCAATGGAGAAGACGGCAAGTGGCCCGTCTTCCTCCAGGCAATATACCGCGGTGTCGGTCACCAGCCGGAAGTAGCGCTCGATCAATTGCAGTGTGGTGCGAAGAGTGGGCGCGGTCTTGATGGCAAGACCCAGAACGCCGAGATCATCCGGTTTGATTTTCTGCGCATAGGCAAACACCAGACCTGTCTCATCGGGATACCAGCTGCGTATCCAGTCGAGCAGCTCGAAGTGGGCTGTGTCCGGTATGCGGCCGTCCTCGGTGCGCACCTCATGGCGTACGGTTCCATCTGATGCGACCAGCTTGCCGTCGCTGGTCATGGTCAGTCCTGCGGTAGCGGCCATGGTGTGCGCGAAGGCGGCAATGACACTGGCCATCGTCAGACCCCTCTTGCTGCACGGTACGTCGGGACAGGGGCTTGACCTTGCGCCAGTTCAGAGCGCGCACCGGATACAGACCAGCTGGCAAGAGCCACGTAGTACCAGTGAGACCGTTTCTCGGAACAAACGCCGGTGTCTGCATGAATGTGAACCGCAATCTGACTTCCGGACATGACTACCGCCTTCCTGATCGAAAACGTGACGTTAAGGAATTTATACAGACAGGTCTGTCTATATGTCAATAAGCCGTGATACCCTCATGTGAGGATGGACGAGAAGGGGGCGAACAGGATAGTAAAGTAGACAAACCTGTCTGTATATGGAGATGATGGTGCAATCACGCCGAGACGAGCTCGTGGATACAGCGCTCAGGCTGTTCTACACCCGCGGGTTCAATGCGACCGGAATAGACAAGATCCTCGCCGAGGCGGGGGTGGCCAAGATGACGCTCTACAAGCACTTCCGCTCGAAGGAGGAGCTAATTCTGGCCGCGCTCAACCGCCGGGACGAGCAGTTCCGCAACTGGCTGATGGGCGAAATGGAAAAAGCCTCGCCGCGGCCGCGAGAACGGCTTCTGGCCATGTTCGACGCGCTGGAGGACTGGTTCAACGGCCGTGCCTTCAAGGGGCTCGGCTTCAACGGCTGCGCCTTCATCAACGCGGCGAGCGAATTCGGCGACCATCAGCACCCGATCCACCGCACGGCGGCCGAGCACAAACAGCGGATCGTCGATTACCTTGAGCCCCTGTGTCGTCAGGCCGGCGCTGAAGACCCGGCAGCCCTTGCCGAACAGCTTGCCCTTTTGAAGGAAGGCGCCATCGCTACCGCACAGGTGCGCGGCATGCCGGCCGCCTCCAGAACCGCAAGGGCCATCGCCGAAACGCTGATCCCCGCCTGAGGAAGCATCTGGCGGGACAGACCGGTCGAGTTTCTGGCAGCATCAGATGCGGAAAGCGATGCCGGTCTGCTGTTCGGCCAGCTTGCCGAAATGCAGTTTCAACAGCTTGTGGTCATCCTCGGTCGACGTCTGGAAACTGCGCCGCTCGGTGTCCTTGACGATCAGGAAGGCAGCGGCCCAGATGCCGATCAGAAAACCGGTGTCGTCGCGCAGCTCCAGCCGGTGGCCGATCAGGTCACTGCCATCCAGCCCCACCGCATCCTTGCTGCCACAAACCTCCAGGCAAATCAGTCCGTTCTCGTAGAACCGCCAGGAGATCTTGTGCAGGACACAGTCCTTGATTGTCTGGTCCGACGTCCAGACGAACTCCTTCCAGGTGACCGGTTCCTTTTCCGGGCCGATTGCACCGGTGTTGTGGATGTCGGACGCCATCTGCCGGTGCGTGGAAAAATCGAGTGTTGCGGAAGGTCGGGACAGCGGAATCCAGGCTGTGCCCGTTTCCCCTGTCACGGCCTTCTGTAACGCCACAAACCGCTCCCTGGCCTCATCACTGACACCAAGTTTCCCCAAAAGGGGTTTTGCAAAAACCGAAGCAAGCTGAATCACGACCGCCTCCCGTGGTGGGCGTTACCGGATCATCCCGTTTAGAGGATGGAGGGTAGGGTACAGGGTCGGCACGGGTATGACGAGAAAAAGCGAGCCAATTGGCTGGAAGGGGCCCGGAACTGGCTAC includes these proteins:
- a CDS encoding SDR family NAD(P)-dependent oxidoreductase; the encoded protein is MTDLTGKTALVTGSVQGIGLAIAKALAGAGARVAVHGLANPEEAQAAVAEIKAAGAPDARFFSADMRDVAAVETMMADVAAWGGPDILVNNAGIQKTVSFAEADAATWDAIIGVNLSGVYHTMRLALPAMAEQGFGRVINIASVHGLVASVNKAPYVASKFGVVGMSKVAALEYAASGSRASGGVTVNCIAPGWTETAIIEPQVAARAALHGGDRDKGVADLLAEKQPSHRTSDPSEIGALALWLCSPVAHNVTGVTIPVDGGWTAQ
- a CDS encoding YHS domain-containing (seleno)protein yields the protein MKLKFALPALAAALVLSTAALAADEYNVANGLTLNGNPLGMHGIDPVSMFAGATPGLGDAVHTSSHDGVDYYFATAETKEQFDAAPESFLPQFGGFCAFGIYVGKKLDGDVRFADIVDGKLYLFVNAVIFDKYLEQKDEVLAGAYAKWPEIRETAIGDL
- a CDS encoding cysteine hydrolase, which gives rise to MDNEHDKTCACCVTPETVDHARRRLLAGAAGAATVGAVAMATGSATAATEEARALYADPEKPGLPQIDMEIEAGRTALVVTDPQIDFLSEDGVTWGVVGESVTEQGTVDNIERLFKAAKAAAMPVFISPHYYYPHDHKWQFEGTLEKTMHSIGMFDRPGPLSLENFEGSGADWMPQYKKYIEDGETVICSPHKVYSPAQNDLNLQLRKRGIDKVILAGMSANLCTQAHLYELLELGFEVAVVRDATAGAKVPEGDGYLAAIINFRMVANGVWWTDDAVERIARSA
- a CDS encoding sensor histidine kinase, with protein sequence MIIEQITARSPARHDHVPSTFPAARPHSDNLTDSNAYGRTLSIVAHDLRGPLANLSLLIEHIAQCATWEGQPAIADNAAKADRILQHLTGSLSALVKRGKEGRDPLSCVMRPVDLAEVLALAIAVNQPLARRHAVNLEIVSLSPCLICGDAELLFEAFDNLIGNAVRHSPDDGTVLCAISREDDGNVSVRISDQGQGFTAADLARAFRPFTQLSAKAARSGPSSGLGLWIARLIAERHGGKIAAQNGGGSSNRGAVLTVRLPILPANDAKPASVRRKVPERASKAPDHATI
- a CDS encoding AraC family transcriptional regulator is translated as MASVIAAFAHTMAATAGLTMTSDGKLVASDGTVRHEVRTEDGRIPDTAHFELLDWIRSWYPDETGLVFAYAQKIKPDDLGVLGLAIKTAPTLRTTLQLIERYFRLVTDTAVYCLEEDGPLAVFSIAGQTSPQPILHLRNECALAGFAHNLVSQVGPRLKIEAITFRHPCRGESERYAAFFGCPVRFGEAQDAIIMTQPMLDLPNRLGDQGVCTFLTDHLETEIDALPAGSALTRDLLNRLTKTLSSGVPSAAAVARDLGMSERTLYRRLAEEGLTYRDMLREAQTKLARELLAGSSCSIAEIAFLTGFSEQSTFTRAFKRWVGQPPAQFRQHSATV
- a CDS encoding TetR/AcrR family transcriptional regulator, coding for MDTALRLFYTRGFNATGIDKILAEAGVAKMTLYKHFRSKEELILAALNRRDEQFRNWLMGEMEKASPRPRERLLAMFDALEDWFNGRAFKGLGFNGCAFINAASEFGDHQHPIHRTAAEHKQRIVDYLEPLCRQAGAEDPAALAEQLALLKEGAIATAQVRGMPAASRTARAIAETLIPA